Proteins encoded together in one Bradyrhizobium sp. CB82 window:
- a CDS encoding FAD-binding oxidoreductase, which produces MTGNWTAPPSANSLWASTAEPSRAFPVLSGEHQADVVIIGAGYTGLSAAHHIAKSGLSPIVLEASRPGWGASGRNGGVITAKFRLSFREIDAAHGRAVAKRMYEIAHESTDIVEELVSEFGITSAALTRTGQVKAAHNETTLKVAIDEAGWMKREMGDAEVRILDAKGVREETGSDVFVGGVLNPGSGGIHPLNYVRGLADGVARRGVAVFQETPVLKLRREQGDIIAETPQGAVRAKQAIIATNSYSDLTDATRHMQHTLIPFRSAIIATDQLPRNLAGSLMPTGRTYTETKRMMRWFRMVDNRVIFGGRGAFGKQDSESAFEALRKAMVGIFPDLADVPLAFKWSGLVGMTLDSVPHIGRLDDRTLFSMGYNGAGVAMASLLGRYLAAFVRGEKPDVGLLDASRLKVIPFYSFREPAVRMVAGWYQFLDAIGQ; this is translated from the coding sequence ATGACAGGGAATTGGACCGCGCCGCCATCCGCCAACTCGCTATGGGCGAGCACGGCGGAGCCTTCTCGCGCGTTTCCGGTCCTGTCGGGCGAACATCAGGCGGATGTGGTGATCATCGGCGCAGGCTACACCGGCCTGTCCGCGGCGCACCACATCGCCAAGAGCGGGCTGTCGCCGATCGTGCTGGAGGCGAGCCGCCCCGGCTGGGGCGCGAGCGGCCGCAATGGCGGCGTGATCACCGCAAAGTTCCGCCTGTCCTTCCGCGAGATCGACGCCGCGCATGGCCGCGCCGTGGCCAAGCGCATGTACGAGATCGCGCATGAATCCACCGACATCGTCGAGGAACTGGTCTCCGAATTCGGCATTACCAGCGCGGCGTTGACGCGGACCGGCCAGGTCAAGGCTGCGCATAACGAGACGACGCTGAAGGTTGCGATCGACGAAGCCGGCTGGATGAAGCGCGAGATGGGCGATGCCGAGGTCCGCATTCTCGATGCCAAGGGCGTGCGCGAGGAAACCGGCTCGGACGTCTTCGTCGGCGGCGTGCTCAATCCCGGCTCGGGCGGCATCCATCCGCTCAACTATGTGCGCGGCCTCGCAGATGGCGTAGCGCGCCGCGGCGTCGCCGTCTTCCAGGAGACGCCGGTGTTGAAGCTCCGGCGCGAGCAAGGCGACATCATCGCGGAGACGCCGCAAGGTGCGGTGCGCGCGAAGCAGGCGATCATCGCCACCAACAGCTATTCCGACCTGACGGATGCGACGCGGCACATGCAGCACACGCTGATCCCGTTCCGCAGCGCCATCATCGCGACCGACCAGCTGCCGCGCAATCTCGCTGGCTCCCTGATGCCGACGGGGCGCACCTACACCGAGACCAAGCGCATGATGCGCTGGTTCCGCATGGTCGATAACCGCGTGATCTTTGGCGGCCGCGGCGCCTTCGGCAAGCAGGATTCGGAATCCGCCTTCGAGGCTCTTCGCAAGGCGATGGTCGGTATCTTCCCTGATCTTGCGGACGTGCCGCTCGCGTTCAAATGGTCGGGCCTCGTCGGCATGACGCTGGACTCGGTGCCGCATATCGGCCGGCTGGATGACCGCACGCTGTTCTCGATGGGCTACAACGGCGCGGGTGTGGCGATGGCGAGCCTGCTGGGCCGCTATCTCGCTGCCTTCGTTCGCGGCGAAAAGCCCGATGTCGGGCTGCTCGATGCGAGCCGCCTCAAGGTCATTCCGTTCTATTCGTTCCGCGAGCCCGCCGTGCGCATGGTCGCCGGCTGGTATCAGTTTCTGGACGCGATCGGGCAGTGA